A section of the Stenotrophomonas acidaminiphila genome encodes:
- a CDS encoding N-acyl-L-amino acid amidohydrolase — protein MIRKTVVLTALACALAPAAALAGDAQRPEVAAAAARLQHQVVEWRRDFHQHPELSNREARTAAKVAERLRAMGLQPKTGVAVHGVVAVIKGGLPGPKIALRADMDALPVTEQTGLPFASTATAEYRGEKVGVMHACGHDAHTATLLGVADALVAMRDTLPGEVMLIFQPAEEGAPPPEQGGAELMLKEGLFKDFKPEAVFGLHVFSSVQAGQIAVRGGPLMAASDRFAITVNGRQTHGSAPWNGIDPIVAASDLIGTAQTIVSRRANLSKQPAVLTFGAIKGGIRYNIIPDAVEMVGTIRTFDPDMRRQIFADLRSVAEHTAAAHGASATTDIYEKDGNPATVNDPALTARMLPSLQAVVGKDNVYEPPLQMGSEDFSLYAQQVPAMFFFVGSTGQGIDPATAPSNHSPKFLLDETALDVGLRALLQVSLDYLHGARG, from the coding sequence ATGATCCGCAAGACCGTTGTGTTGACCGCGCTGGCGTGCGCCTTGGCCCCTGCGGCCGCGCTGGCCGGTGATGCCCAGCGCCCCGAGGTCGCGGCCGCCGCCGCGCGCCTGCAGCACCAGGTGGTGGAGTGGCGCCGCGACTTCCACCAGCATCCGGAGCTGTCCAACCGCGAAGCGCGCACCGCCGCCAAGGTCGCCGAACGCCTGCGCGCGATGGGCCTGCAGCCGAAGACCGGGGTGGCCGTGCACGGCGTGGTCGCGGTCATCAAGGGCGGCCTGCCGGGCCCCAAGATCGCCCTGCGCGCGGACATGGACGCACTGCCGGTGACCGAGCAGACCGGGCTGCCGTTCGCGTCCACCGCCACCGCCGAGTACCGCGGCGAGAAGGTCGGGGTGATGCACGCCTGCGGCCACGACGCCCACACCGCCACCCTGCTCGGCGTGGCCGACGCGCTGGTAGCGATGCGCGACACGCTGCCCGGCGAAGTGATGCTGATCTTCCAGCCGGCCGAGGAGGGCGCGCCGCCGCCGGAGCAGGGCGGTGCCGAGCTGATGCTCAAGGAAGGGCTGTTCAAGGACTTCAAGCCGGAGGCGGTGTTCGGCCTGCATGTGTTCTCCAGCGTCCAGGCCGGGCAGATCGCCGTGCGTGGCGGCCCGCTGATGGCCGCGTCGGACCGCTTCGCCATCACCGTCAACGGCCGCCAGACCCACGGCTCGGCGCCGTGGAACGGCATCGACCCGATCGTCGCCGCCTCCGACCTGATCGGCACCGCGCAGACCATCGTCAGCCGCCGCGCCAACCTGTCCAAACAGCCGGCGGTGCTGACCTTCGGCGCGATCAAGGGCGGCATCCGCTACAACATCATCCCCGACGCGGTGGAGATGGTCGGCACCATCCGCACCTTCGACCCGGACATGCGCCGACAGATCTTCGCCGACCTGCGCAGCGTCGCCGAGCACACCGCGGCCGCGCACGGCGCCAGCGCCACCACCGACATCTACGAGAAGGACGGCAACCCGGCCACGGTCAACGATCCGGCGTTGACCGCGCGCATGCTGCCCAGCCTGCAGGCCGTGGTCGGCAAGGACAATGTCTACGAGCCGCCGTTGCAGATGGGCTCGGAGGACTTCTCGCTGTACGCGCAGCAGGTGCCGGCGATGTTCTTCTTCGTCGGCTCGACCGGGCAGGGCATCGATCCGGCCACCGCGCCCAGCAACCACTCGCCGAAGTTCCTGCTCGACGAGACGGCGCTGGACGTCGGCCTGCGCGCGCTGCTGCAGGTGTCGCTGGACTACCTGCACGGCGCCCGGGGCTGA
- a CDS encoding isocitrate dehydrogenase (NADP(+)), giving the protein MSDTPKIIYTLTDEAPFLATQSLLPIIDAYATTAGIAVETRDISLSGRILSQFPDYLQDGQKISDDLAELGELATRPEANIIKLPNISASVPQLKAAIKELQDQGYALPNYPDAPADDVARDIKARYDKVKGSAVNPVLREGNSDRRAPLSVKNYARKHPHRMGAWSSDSKSHVAHMDDGDFYGSEKSATLAAAGSLKIELVQDDGRTVVLKEKTAVKAGEIVDASVMSRRALAAFVAAQIADARAQGVLFSLHLKATMMKVSDPIMFGVVVEEFYKDVLGKYAAELRQAGFDPNNGIGDLYARLPSLPEATQEAIKADIAAEYARRPAVAMVNSDKGVTNLHVPSDVIVDASMPAMIRDSGRMWNAEGKLQDTKALIPDRCYAGVYQAVIEDCKAHGAFDPATMGSVPNVGLMAQKAEEYGSHDKTFQIPADGTVRVSDDAGNVVFEHRVEAGDIWRMCQTKDAPIQDWVKLAVSRARLSNTPAVFWLDANRAHDAQVIAKVEKYLKDHDTQGLDIRILSPVEATTFSLERIRRGQDTISVTGNVLRDYLTDLFPILELGTSAKMLSIVPLMAGGGLFETGAGGSAPKHVQQFVEEDYLRWDSLGEFLALAASLEHLAQRYDNTAAAVLAKALDQANGMFLDNDRSPGRKLGTIDNRGSHFYLAMYWAQALAAQDEDAALKARFAPLARALADNEQKIVEELVAVQGKAVDIGGYYRPDLGRTSRAMRPSATLNAALAAL; this is encoded by the coding sequence ATGTCCGATACGCCGAAGATCATCTACACGCTCACCGACGAAGCCCCGTTCCTGGCGACGCAGTCGCTGCTGCCGATCATCGATGCGTATGCCACCACCGCCGGCATCGCGGTGGAGACCCGCGACATCTCGCTTTCCGGCCGCATCCTGTCGCAGTTCCCGGACTACCTGCAGGACGGGCAGAAGATCAGCGACGACCTGGCCGAGCTCGGCGAGCTGGCGACCCGGCCGGAAGCCAACATCATCAAGCTGCCCAACATCAGCGCCTCGGTGCCGCAGCTCAAGGCCGCGATCAAGGAGCTGCAGGACCAGGGCTACGCGCTGCCGAACTACCCGGACGCGCCGGCCGACGACGTCGCCCGCGACATCAAGGCGCGCTACGACAAGGTCAAGGGCAGTGCGGTGAACCCGGTGCTGCGCGAAGGCAACTCGGACCGCCGTGCGCCGCTGTCGGTCAAGAACTACGCGCGCAAGCACCCGCACCGCATGGGCGCGTGGAGCAGCGACTCGAAGTCGCACGTGGCGCACATGGACGACGGTGATTTCTACGGCAGCGAGAAGTCGGCCACGCTGGCCGCCGCCGGCAGCCTGAAGATCGAGCTGGTGCAGGACGATGGCCGGACCGTGGTGCTCAAGGAGAAGACCGCGGTCAAGGCCGGCGAGATCGTCGACGCCTCGGTGATGTCGCGCCGCGCGCTGGCCGCGTTCGTCGCCGCGCAGATCGCCGACGCCCGCGCCCAGGGCGTGCTGTTCTCGCTGCACCTGAAGGCGACCATGATGAAGGTCTCCGACCCGATCATGTTCGGCGTGGTGGTCGAGGAGTTCTACAAGGACGTGCTGGGCAAGTACGCCGCCGAGCTCAGGCAGGCCGGCTTCGACCCGAACAACGGCATCGGCGACCTGTACGCGCGGCTGCCGTCGCTGCCGGAAGCCACCCAGGAGGCGATCAAGGCCGACATCGCCGCCGAGTACGCCAGGCGCCCGGCGGTGGCGATGGTCAACTCCGACAAGGGCGTCACCAACCTGCACGTGCCCAGCGACGTGATCGTTGACGCCTCGATGCCGGCGATGATCCGCGACTCCGGCCGCATGTGGAACGCCGAGGGCAAGCTGCAGGACACCAAGGCGCTGATCCCGGACCGCTGCTACGCCGGCGTCTACCAGGCGGTGATCGAGGACTGCAAGGCGCATGGCGCGTTCGACCCGGCGACCATGGGCAGCGTGCCCAACGTCGGGCTGATGGCGCAGAAGGCCGAGGAGTACGGCAGCCACGACAAGACTTTCCAGATCCCGGCCGATGGCACCGTGCGCGTCAGCGACGACGCCGGCAACGTGGTGTTCGAGCACAGGGTCGAGGCCGGTGACATCTGGCGCATGTGCCAGACCAAGGACGCGCCGATCCAGGACTGGGTCAAGCTGGCCGTCAGCCGCGCGCGGCTGAGCAACACCCCGGCCGTGTTCTGGCTGGACGCCAACCGCGCGCATGACGCGCAGGTGATCGCCAAGGTCGAGAAGTACCTTAAGGACCACGATACCCAAGGCCTGGACATCCGCATCCTGTCGCCGGTGGAAGCGACGACGTTCTCGCTGGAGCGCATCCGCAGGGGCCAGGACACCATCTCGGTGACCGGCAACGTGCTGCGTGACTACCTGACCGACCTGTTCCCGATCCTGGAGCTGGGCACCAGCGCCAAGATGCTGTCGATCGTGCCGCTGATGGCCGGTGGCGGCCTGTTCGAGACCGGCGCCGGCGGTTCGGCACCCAAGCACGTGCAGCAGTTCGTCGAGGAGGACTACCTGCGCTGGGATTCGCTGGGCGAGTTCCTGGCCCTGGCCGCCTCGCTGGAACACCTGGCCCAGCGCTACGACAACACCGCCGCCGCGGTGCTGGCCAAGGCGCTGGACCAGGCCAACGGCATGTTCCTCGACAACGACCGCTCGCCGGGCCGCAAGCTCGGCACCATCGACAACCGCGGCAGCCACTTCTACCTGGCCATGTACTGGGCGCAGGCGCTGGCCGCGCAGGACGAGGACGCCGCGCTGAAGGCCAGGTTCGCGCCGCTGGCCCGGGCGCTGGCCGACAACGAGCAGAAGATCGTCGAGGAGCTGGTCGCGGTGCAGGGCAAGGCCGTGGACATCGGCGGCTACTACCGCCCGGACCTGGGCAGGACCAGCCGCGCGATGCGCCCGAGCGCGACCCTCAACGCCGCGCTGGCCGCGCTCTGA
- a CDS encoding efflux transporter periplasmic adaptor subunit, which yields MSRFWKIVLLVIAVLLVAGIGYRMMGGGRQAGGAAPTAGGPGGRGGGDKARDPVPVTAVAAERRNVPVYVTAQGTVAAYNTVTVSPQVGGELLSVDFKEGQTVKKGDLLARIDPRTFQAQYDQAIASQRQNQALLATAQSNYERSNSEAYRQYVAQTDLTTLRNQVAQYQAAVAAAQASANQSRVQLGYTRIVSPIDGVAGIRAVDPGNVVSAGTAIVTLTQLQPIYVLFNLPEQQLEAVRAAQGKGPLEAATLDRAGGSVVNADGRLQVVDNQISASSGTFRLRAEFPNADQALWPGQFVNVRMKLDELPDAVVVPAEAVQRSSTGDFVYLIKPDNTVTLREVVQGGQVDDSHVVISKGLQPGDKVVTEGQFRLKEGVAVNPLQPGQAPPAPTEAQLKAASEKRGGGGGRGGRGPR from the coding sequence ATGTCGCGTTTCTGGAAGATCGTGCTGCTCGTCATCGCCGTCCTGCTGGTGGCGGGAATCGGCTACCGGATGATGGGGGGCGGCAGGCAGGCCGGGGGCGCGGCACCAACCGCAGGCGGCCCGGGAGGCCGGGGCGGCGGCGACAAGGCACGCGATCCGGTGCCGGTCACCGCGGTGGCGGCCGAACGCAGGAACGTGCCGGTGTATGTCACCGCGCAGGGCACGGTGGCCGCCTACAACACGGTCACGGTCAGCCCGCAGGTGGGGGGCGAGCTGCTGAGCGTGGACTTCAAGGAAGGGCAGACGGTGAAGAAGGGCGACCTGCTCGCCCGGATCGACCCGCGCACCTTCCAGGCCCAGTACGACCAGGCCATCGCCAGCCAGCGCCAGAACCAGGCCCTGCTGGCGACCGCCCAGTCCAACTACGAACGCTCCAATTCCGAGGCCTACCGCCAGTACGTGGCGCAGACCGACCTGACTACCCTGCGCAACCAGGTCGCGCAGTACCAGGCCGCGGTGGCGGCGGCCCAGGCCAGCGCCAACCAGAGCAGGGTGCAGCTGGGCTACACCCGCATCGTCTCGCCGATCGACGGCGTGGCCGGCATCCGCGCGGTCGACCCCGGCAACGTGGTCAGCGCCGGTACGGCGATCGTCACCCTGACCCAGCTGCAGCCGATCTACGTGCTGTTCAACCTGCCCGAGCAGCAGTTGGAGGCGGTGCGCGCGGCGCAGGGCAAGGGACCGCTGGAAGCCGCGACGCTGGACCGCGCCGGCGGCAGCGTGGTCAACGCCGACGGCAGGCTGCAGGTGGTGGACAACCAGATCAGCGCCAGCAGCGGCACCTTCCGCCTGCGCGCCGAGTTCCCCAACGCCGACCAGGCGCTGTGGCCGGGCCAGTTCGTCAACGTGCGCATGAAGCTCGACGAGCTGCCCGACGCGGTGGTGGTGCCAGCCGAAGCGGTGCAGCGCAGCAGCACCGGCGACTTCGTCTACCTGATCAAGCCGGACAACACCGTCACCCTGCGAGAGGTGGTGCAGGGCGGCCAGGTCGACGACAGCCACGTGGTCATCAGCAAGGGCCTGCAGCCGGGCGACAAGGTGGTGACCGAAGGCCAGTTCCGGCTCAAGGAAGGCGTCGCGGTCAATCCGCTGCAGCCGGGGCAGGCGCCGCCGGCACCGACCGAGGCGCAGCTCAAGGCCGCCAGCGAGAAGCGTGGCGGCGGCGGCGGCCGGGGCGGTCGTGGCCCGCGCTGA
- a CDS encoding NADPH-dependent 7-cyano-7-deazaguanine reductase QueF produces MNTPHDSSLGREVAYPSQYDPGLLFPIPRATARAAIGLDATLPFVGQDRWHVYELGWLDRRGKPCVATATLWVPAASPHLVESKSLKLYLNSLNAARFDSADEVRARIAADLSACAGAAVTVEFGLPPVADAEGHSIDGLDLDIDHYGPPQAGFLHADTGEAVAETLVSALLKSNCPVTGQPDWASISIRYAGPRIDRGGLLRYLVSYRDHAEFHEQCVERIFLDLMHHCGCHSLDVEARYTRRGGLDINPRRSTPDLAAGHRPLRDPRQ; encoded by the coding sequence ATGAATACCCCCCACGATTCCAGCCTCGGCCGCGAGGTCGCCTATCCCTCGCAGTACGACCCGGGCCTGCTGTTCCCGATCCCGCGCGCCACCGCCCGCGCCGCGATCGGCCTGGATGCCACCTTGCCGTTCGTCGGCCAGGACCGCTGGCATGTCTATGAGCTGGGCTGGCTGGACAGGCGCGGCAAGCCGTGCGTGGCGACCGCGACCCTGTGGGTGCCGGCGGCCTCGCCGCACCTGGTCGAATCCAAATCGCTCAAGCTCTACCTGAACTCCCTCAACGCGGCGCGCTTCGACAGCGCCGACGAGGTGCGTGCGCGCATCGCCGCCGACCTGTCCGCCTGCGCCGGGGCCGCGGTCACGGTCGAGTTCGGGCTGCCGCCGGTGGCCGACGCCGAAGGCCACAGCATCGATGGCCTGGACCTGGACATCGACCACTATGGTCCGCCGCAGGCCGGCTTCCTGCATGCCGATACCGGCGAGGCCGTCGCCGAGACACTGGTCTCGGCACTGCTCAAGTCCAATTGCCCGGTCACCGGCCAGCCCGACTGGGCCAGCATCAGCATCCGCTACGCGGGCCCGCGGATCGACCGCGGCGGCCTGCTGCGCTACCTGGTCAGCTACCGCGACCACGCCGAGTTCCACGAGCAGTGCGTGGAGCGGATCTTCCTCGACCTGATGCACCACTGCGGCTGCCATTCGCTGGACGTGGAGGCGCGCTACACGCGCCGCGGCGGGCTGGACATCAACCCGCGCCGGTCGACCCCGGACCTAGCCGCCGGCCACCGGCCGTTGCGCGACCCGCGCCAGTAG
- a CDS encoding bifunctional isocitrate dehydrogenase kinase/phosphatase yields the protein MPATESAHAIARCIRDGFEDYHARFAAITRRARGRFEQRDWAAARQDAVERIALYDLCVGECMARLQAIAGSRPGRDAWARVRTAFAALVEGQIDGELYKTFYNTLTRRLFATRGVDDAIEFMALEIEPSDAITHPVARHVYTVSEARPAEAFERVLADYRFDVPYRHRLRCAAAIAVRLQDDLAHWGPNPVRAIELLDTVFYRERRAYLVGRVFGEHRFSPCVIALVNDGDDGLRAEAVLSRRRDVAHLFGVSRSYFQADLPTVADAVVFLRSLLPGKPVDEIYTVLGRAKQGKTERYRTFFRHFQQHPDERLVPAEGTPGMVMAVFTLPSYPLVFKLIRDRFAWPKTVSRQDVEDRYALVFNLDRIGRLLDAQPYRHLRFPLARFAPALRQELLESCARSVRVEGDDLVISLCYVQRRFRPLNLYLREQTPQAARAAALDYAQAITDMARNDIFPGDMLLKNFGVSRHGRVVFYDYDELCRVGDCTFREWPQPRDAAEALAAEPWFHVAPNDVFPERFPLFMGLPRPLMEAVREAHGELFDPRWWRGLQAAFARGEFPDTPPYPRALRLA from the coding sequence ATGCCTGCCACCGAATCCGCCCACGCCATCGCCCGCTGCATCCGCGACGGCTTCGAGGACTACCACGCCCGCTTCGCTGCCATCACCCGGCGCGCGCGCGGGCGCTTCGAGCAGCGCGACTGGGCGGCGGCGCGCCAGGACGCGGTCGAGCGCATCGCGCTCTACGACCTGTGCGTCGGCGAGTGCATGGCGCGCCTGCAGGCGATCGCGGGCAGCCGGCCCGGCCGCGATGCGTGGGCCCGGGTACGCACGGCCTTCGCCGCGCTGGTGGAAGGGCAGATCGACGGCGAGCTGTACAAGACCTTCTACAACACCCTGACCCGGCGCCTGTTCGCCACCCGCGGGGTGGACGATGCCATCGAGTTCATGGCACTGGAGATCGAGCCGTCCGATGCCATCACCCATCCGGTGGCGCGCCATGTCTATACCGTTTCCGAGGCGCGCCCGGCCGAGGCCTTCGAGCGCGTGCTGGCCGACTACCGTTTCGACGTGCCCTACCGGCACCGCCTGCGCTGCGCCGCGGCCATCGCCGTGCGCCTGCAGGACGACCTGGCGCACTGGGGGCCGAACCCGGTGCGCGCCATCGAGCTGCTCGATACCGTGTTCTACCGCGAGCGCCGCGCCTACCTGGTGGGGCGCGTGTTCGGCGAGCACCGCTTCTCGCCCTGCGTGATCGCGCTGGTCAACGACGGCGACGACGGCCTGCGCGCGGAGGCGGTGCTGAGCCGGCGCCGCGACGTGGCCCACCTGTTCGGCGTGTCGCGCAGCTATTTCCAGGCCGACCTGCCCACCGTCGCCGATGCGGTGGTATTCCTGCGCAGCCTGCTGCCCGGCAAGCCGGTGGACGAGATCTACACCGTGCTGGGCCGCGCCAAGCAGGGCAAGACCGAGCGCTACCGCACCTTCTTCCGCCATTTCCAGCAGCATCCGGACGAGCGCCTGGTACCGGCGGAGGGCACCCCGGGCATGGTGATGGCGGTGTTCACCCTGCCCAGCTACCCGCTGGTGTTCAAGCTGATCCGCGACCGCTTCGCCTGGCCCAAGACGGTCAGCCGCCAGGACGTGGAGGACCGTTACGCGCTGGTGTTCAACCTGGACCGCATCGGCCGGCTGCTGGATGCGCAGCCGTACCGCCACCTACGCTTTCCGCTGGCGCGCTTCGCCCCGGCGCTGCGCCAGGAGCTGCTGGAGAGCTGCGCGCGCAGCGTGCGGGTCGAAGGCGATGACCTGGTGATATCGCTGTGCTACGTGCAGCGGCGGTTCCGCCCGCTCAACCTGTACCTGCGCGAACAGACTCCCCAGGCCGCACGCGCGGCGGCGCTCGACTATGCGCAGGCCATCACCGACATGGCGCGCAACGACATCTTCCCCGGCGACATGCTGCTGAAGAACTTCGGCGTCTCGCGCCACGGCCGCGTGGTGTTCTACGACTACGACGAGCTGTGCCGGGTCGGTGACTGCACGTTCCGCGAGTGGCCACAGCCGCGCGATGCCGCCGAAGCCCTGGCCGCCGAGCCGTGGTTCCACGTCGCGCCCAACGACGTGTTCCCCGAGCGCTTCCCGTTGTTCATGGGCCTGCCGCGGCCGCTGATGGAGGCGGTGCGCGAGGCGCACGGGGAGCTGTTCGATCCGCGCTGGTGGCGCGGCCTGCAGGCCGCCTTCGCCCGCGGCGAGTTTCCCGATACCCCGCCCTACCCACGCGCACTGCGGCTGGCGTGA
- a CDS encoding acriflavine resistance protein B, with the protein MGFSTLFIRRPIATSLLMVGLMLLGILGYQRLPVSALPEIEAPSLVVTTQYPGASAQTMASLVTTPLERQLGQISGLDLMTSDSSAGLSTIVLQFSMERDIDTAAQDVQAAIRQATLPGSLPYQPVYNRVNPADAPILTLKLASDTRPLREVNDLADSVLAQRLSQVDGVGLVSIAGNVRPAVRIQANPAQLANMGMTLEDLRSALTQANVNAPKGSLNGKTQSYTLSTNDQLSDAADYNDIIVRYRNGAPVRLRDVASVVDGVENDQIAAWADGKPAVLLEVRRQPGANIVKTVESIRQILPGLQGMLPADVKLDVFSDRTVTIRASVHDVQFTLILTICLVVAVIFVFLRRLWATVIPSVAVPLSLLGTFGVMAFAGMSLDNLSLMALTVATGFVVDDAIVMIENIVRYIEQGKDGQDAAETGAREIGFTVLSLTVSLIAVFLPLILMPGVTGRLFHEFAWVLSIAVAISMLISLTLTPMMCAYLLKPDALPEGDDAHERAAAQGKVTAWSRLVHLYESSLDWVLRHQRMTLGIALGSVVLTVLLYIAIPKGLLPDQDTGMITGVVIADQNVAFEQMQQRTQAVAEALRQDAAVTGVAAYIGAGSMNPTLNQGQLNIVLKDRGERGSLDTILPRLQAAAAHIPGVALYLKPVQDVTLDTRVAATAYQFSLSDMDSRELAEQAARVTDALRRLPELADVDNNLADHGRALHVEVDRDKASRYGVPMQTIDDTLYDAYGQRQISTIFTQLNQYRVVLEVAPEFRTADALMNQLAIGSNGSGALTGSNATTLGQVSSSNSSTATGIGNSNTGIALGAGGSIPLSAIATATPGTAPLVVSHQQQLPSATISFNLAPGYSLSEGVTAINKAVAALQLPPQMQAQFVGTAAEFSSSQTDVVMLLLAAIAVIYIVLGVLYESWIHPLTIISTLPPAGVGALLALYLCGMSLSVDGIVGIVLLIGIVKKNAIMMIDFALDAQRAGMNAFDAIRRACLLRFRPIMMTTAAAMLGALPLALGTGIGSELRRPLGVAIVGGLLLSQLVTLYTTPVIYLYFERFSEWAARRREQRAAARLQAAGKRTA; encoded by the coding sequence GTGGGCTTCTCGACTCTCTTCATCCGCCGCCCCATCGCCACCTCGCTGCTGATGGTCGGGCTGATGCTGCTCGGCATCCTCGGCTACCAGCGCCTGCCGGTTTCGGCCCTGCCCGAGATCGAAGCGCCCAGCCTGGTGGTGACCACGCAGTACCCCGGCGCCAGCGCGCAGACCATGGCCTCGCTGGTGACCACGCCGCTGGAGCGGCAGCTGGGCCAGATCTCCGGCCTGGACCTAATGACCTCCGACTCCTCGGCCGGCCTGTCCACGATCGTGCTGCAGTTCTCGATGGAGCGCGACATCGACACCGCCGCCCAGGACGTGCAGGCGGCGATCCGCCAGGCCACCCTGCCCGGCTCGCTGCCGTACCAGCCGGTCTACAACCGGGTGAATCCGGCCGACGCGCCGATCCTGACCCTCAAGCTGGCCTCGGACACGCGCCCGCTGCGCGAGGTCAACGACCTGGCCGACTCGGTGCTGGCGCAGCGCCTGTCGCAGGTGGACGGCGTCGGCCTGGTGTCGATCGCCGGCAACGTGCGCCCGGCCGTGCGCATCCAGGCCAACCCGGCGCAGCTGGCCAACATGGGCATGACCCTGGAAGACCTGCGCAGCGCGCTGACCCAGGCCAACGTCAACGCGCCCAAGGGCTCGCTCAACGGCAAGACCCAGAGCTACACGCTGTCCACCAACGACCAGCTCAGCGACGCGGCCGACTACAACGACATCATCGTGCGCTACCGCAACGGCGCGCCGGTGCGGCTGCGCGACGTGGCCAGCGTGGTCGACGGGGTGGAGAACGACCAGATCGCGGCCTGGGCCGACGGCAAGCCGGCGGTGCTGCTGGAAGTGCGGCGCCAGCCCGGCGCCAACATCGTCAAGACCGTGGAGAGCATCCGCCAGATCCTGCCCGGCCTGCAGGGCATGTTGCCGGCGGACGTGAAGCTGGACGTGTTTTCCGACCGCACCGTCACCATCCGCGCCTCGGTGCACGACGTGCAGTTCACCCTCATCCTGACCATCTGCCTGGTGGTGGCGGTGATCTTCGTGTTCCTGCGCCGGCTGTGGGCCACGGTGATCCCCTCGGTGGCGGTGCCGCTGTCGCTGTTGGGCACCTTCGGGGTGATGGCGTTCGCCGGCATGTCGCTGGACAACCTGTCGCTGATGGCGCTGACCGTGGCCACCGGCTTCGTGGTCGACGACGCGATCGTGATGATCGAGAACATCGTGCGCTACATCGAGCAGGGCAAGGACGGCCAGGATGCCGCCGAAACCGGCGCCAGGGAGATCGGCTTCACCGTGCTGTCGCTGACCGTGTCGCTGATCGCGGTGTTCCTGCCGCTGATCCTGATGCCCGGCGTCACCGGCCGCCTGTTCCACGAGTTCGCCTGGGTGCTGTCGATCGCGGTGGCGATCTCGATGCTGATCTCGCTGACGCTCACCCCGATGATGTGCGCCTACCTGCTCAAGCCGGACGCCCTGCCCGAGGGCGACGATGCCCACGAGCGCGCCGCCGCGCAGGGCAAGGTGACGGCGTGGTCGCGGCTGGTGCACCTGTACGAATCCAGCCTGGACTGGGTGCTGCGCCACCAGCGCATGACCCTGGGCATCGCCCTGGGCTCGGTGGTGCTGACCGTGCTGCTGTACATCGCCATTCCCAAGGGCCTGCTGCCCGACCAGGACACCGGCATGATCACCGGCGTGGTGATCGCCGACCAGAACGTGGCCTTCGAGCAGATGCAGCAGCGCACCCAGGCGGTGGCCGAGGCGTTGCGCCAGGACGCGGCGGTGACCGGCGTGGCCGCCTACATCGGCGCCGGCTCGATGAACCCCACGCTCAACCAGGGCCAGCTGAACATCGTGCTCAAGGATCGCGGCGAGCGCGGCAGCCTGGACACGATCCTGCCGCGGCTGCAGGCCGCCGCCGCGCACATCCCCGGCGTCGCGCTGTACCTCAAGCCGGTGCAGGACGTGACCCTGGACACGCGCGTGGCCGCCACCGCCTACCAGTTCTCGCTGTCGGACATGGACAGCCGGGAGTTGGCCGAGCAGGCCGCGCGCGTCACCGACGCGCTGCGCCGCCTGCCGGAGCTGGCCGACGTCGACAACAACCTGGCCGACCACGGCCGCGCCCTGCACGTGGAAGTGGATCGCGACAAGGCCAGCCGCTACGGCGTGCCGATGCAGACCATCGACGACACCCTGTACGACGCCTACGGCCAGCGCCAGATCTCCACCATCTTCACCCAGCTCAACCAGTACCGCGTGGTGCTGGAGGTGGCGCCGGAGTTCCGCACCGCCGACGCGCTGATGAACCAGCTGGCGATCGGCAGCAACGGCAGCGGCGCGCTCACCGGCAGCAACGCCACCACCCTGGGCCAGGTCAGCTCCAGCAACTCCTCCACCGCCACCGGCATCGGCAACAGCAACACCGGCATCGCGCTGGGCGCCGGCGGCAGCATCCCGCTGTCGGCCATCGCCACCGCCACCCCGGGCACCGCGCCGCTGGTCGTCAGCCACCAGCAGCAGCTGCCGTCGGCGACGATCTCGTTCAACCTGGCCCCGGGCTATTCGCTGTCCGAGGGCGTGACGGCGATCAACAAGGCCGTGGCCGCGCTGCAGCTGCCGCCGCAGATGCAGGCGCAGTTCGTCGGCACCGCGGCCGAGTTCTCCAGCAGCCAGACCGACGTGGTGATGCTGCTGCTGGCCGCCATCGCGGTGATCTACATCGTGCTCGGCGTGCTCTACGAGAGCTGGATCCATCCGCTGACCATCATCTCCACCCTGCCGCCGGCCGGGGTCGGCGCGCTGCTGGCGCTGTACCTGTGCGGGATGAGCCTGTCGGTGGACGGCATCGTCGGCATCGTGCTGCTGATCGGCATCGTCAAGAAGAACGCGATCATGATGATCGACTTCGCGCTGGACGCGCAGCGCGCCGGCATGAATGCCTTTGACGCGATCCGCCGCGCCTGCCTGCTGCGCTTCCGCCCGATCATGATGACCACCGCCGCGGCCATGCTCGGCGCGCTGCCGCTGGCGCTGGGCACCGGCATCGGCTCGGAGCTGCGGCGCCCGCTGGGCGTGGCCATCGTCGGTGGCCTGCTGCTGTCGCAGCTGGTCACGCTGTACACCACGCCGGTGATCTACCTGTACTTCGAGCGGTTCTCCGAGTGGGCCGCGCGGCGCCGCGAGCAGCGCGCGGCCGCACGCCTGCAGGCCGCCGGCAAGCGCACGGCATGA